In the Paralichthys olivaceus isolate ysfri-2021 chromosome 15, ASM2471397v2, whole genome shotgun sequence genome, one interval contains:
- the LOC138413770 gene encoding cysteine-rich and transmembrane domain-containing protein 1-like — MILTFLKLRFQDKRRLLGKHEISAVSAVVVMETSVLSSVQMSREQPPPYQPCFPSGPLAPGAPPALTFSSSSYQTFPQNYAGGDQSYSRPPEPMGPFITQPGYLGYWSGPPNAPQHVGGPKPYGAQPKHTVFVVEQQDHDGGGGEDSCLRACSTALCCCCLWNMLTSRLG, encoded by the exons ATGATCTTGACCTTCCTGAAGCTTCGG TTTCAGGACAAACGACGTCTGTTAGGAAAACACGAGATCTCTGCTGTCTCCGCGGTGGTCGTCATGGAAACCAG TGTCTTGTCGTCCGTCCAGATGAGCAGAGAACAGCCTCCTCCGTACCAACCTTGTTTCCCCTCGGGCCCCTTGGCCCCCGGGGCCCCTCCAg CTCTCACCTTCTCCAGCTCGTCGTACCAG ACCTTTCCTCAGAACTATGCCGGAGGAGATCAGTCATACTCTCGGCCCCCGGAGCCGATGGGGCCATTCATCACTCAGCCTGGATACCTGGGATACTGGAGCGGGCCCCCCAACGCCCCGCAGCATGTAGGGGGCCCAAAGCCATACGGAGCGCAGCCAAAACACACAg tgtttgtggtggagcagcaggaccACGATGGCGGCGGCGGCGAGGACTCGTGCCTGAGAGCCTGTTCCAccgctctgtgctgctgctgcctctggaaCATGTTGACCTCTCGCCTtggctga